The Cyprinus carpio isolate SPL01 chromosome B17, ASM1834038v1, whole genome shotgun sequence genome has a window encoding:
- the insyn2ab gene encoding inhibitory synaptic factor 2A isoform X1 — protein MRVMVSKEAGRCTLSSSESDSESGGPSLERGGADAVGKRNKALQVRFKDICEAQNEAAHRGASDHSVSCKVIHRRYMTMPARRSIPNVTKSTGVQTSPDLKKRYQTFPFERKKGNVIKHTALVENYPDQNNGFLSDVKGGERGARSEGRVQQTRVLLHTTPQCSDAKDLCAGPDCSDGKLCPDLSDSVLDQSDSRRDTNVPGSGAKHKGLPSESEAGAGQQPNCGSSTTPTQPLQVRGDCSKISGPIAWTSLTQVECPESPSGSCKRKKDTAQLNGLQAQSQTLPHSASCASRAHCHSSQNSGAAETLQGMQGQLIALPGADGNVKARLQAMEALINSSQETIKVLLGVIQELERGEAQREGLSYRTGQDTANCDTCRNSACIIYSVELDFKLQEDKLQPLMKRLCPLEEPSYPSLPYTHEVFTSTPKRKSKTETKKHARWKLWFL, from the exons atga gaGTTATGGTCAGTAAGGAGGCAGGCCGCTGCACTCTGTCAAGTTCAGAGTCTGACTCGGAGTCCGGTGGTCCTTCTCTGGAGCGGGGCGGGGCAGACGCAGTGGGCAAGCGAAACAAAGCCCTTCAGGTGCGTTTTAAAGACATCTGTGAGGCGCAGAATGAGGCTGCACACCGAGGTGCCAGCGACCACTCCGTTTCCTGCAAGGTCATCCACCGGAGGTACATGACCATGCCGGCTCGCCGCTCCATTCCGAACGTCACCAAGAGCACGGGAGTGCAAACCTCACCCGATTTGAAAAAGCGCTACCAGACTTTCCCCTTCGAGCGCAAGAAGGGAAATGTCATCAAACACACTGCTTTAGTGGAAAATTACCCAGATCAAAACAATGGCTTTTTGAGTGATGTGAAGGGTGGGGAACGGGGGGCAAGGAGCGAAGGACGGGTGCAGCAGACTCGGGTGTTGCTCCACACTACGCCGCAGTGCAGCGATGCTAAGGACTTGTGTGCTGGGCCGGACTGTTCAGATGGGAAACTCTGCCCTGATCTGTCAGACTCAGTTTTGGATCAGTCGGACTCAAGGAGGGACACCAATGTCCCGGGGAGTGGGGCCAAGCACAAAGGATTACCCAGTGAAAGTGAGGCAGGGGCAGGCCAGCAGCCCAACTGTGGCTCCTCGACCACGCCGACTCAACCTCTGCAGGTCAGGGGTGACTGTTCAAAGATTTCTGGCCCTATTGCATGGACATCTTTGACACAAGTGGAATGCCCGGAGAGTCCCTCAGGGAGCTGCAAACGCAAAAAAGACACAGCGCAGCTGAACGGATTGCAGGCGCAGTCTCAGACTTTGCCTCATTCGGCGAGTTGCGCTTCCCGGGCCCACTGTCACAGTAGCCAAAACTCGGGCGCCGCAGAGACCTTGCAGGGAATGCAGGGGCAGCTAATTGCTCTCCCCGGGGCCGATGGGAATGTGAAAGCCAGGCTTCAAGCCATGGAGGCTCTGATTAACTCCAGTCAAGAAACCATCAAAGTGCTGCTGGGGGTCATTCAGGAGCTGGAAAGAGGAGAAGCACAGCGAGAGGG ACTGTCTTATCGAACTGGGCAGGATACAGCCAACTGTGACACATGTCGCAACAGTGCCTGCATCATATACAG tGTGGAGCTAGATTTTAAACTTCAAGAGGACAAACTTCAGCCCTTAATGAAGAGACTGTGTCCATTAGAAGAGCCGTCCTACCCCTCTCTGCCTTATACTCACGAGGTGTTCACCTCCACACCCAAACGCAAGTCCAAGACTGAGACCAAGAAGCATGCGAGATGGAAACTCTGGTTCCTCTAA
- the insyn2ab gene encoding inhibitory synaptic factor 2A isoform X2, with translation MVSKEAGRCTLSSSESDSESGGPSLERGGADAVGKRNKALQVRFKDICEAQNEAAHRGASDHSVSCKVIHRRYMTMPARRSIPNVTKSTGVQTSPDLKKRYQTFPFERKKGNVIKHTALVENYPDQNNGFLSDVKGGERGARSEGRVQQTRVLLHTTPQCSDAKDLCAGPDCSDGKLCPDLSDSVLDQSDSRRDTNVPGSGAKHKGLPSESEAGAGQQPNCGSSTTPTQPLQVRGDCSKISGPIAWTSLTQVECPESPSGSCKRKKDTAQLNGLQAQSQTLPHSASCASRAHCHSSQNSGAAETLQGMQGQLIALPGADGNVKARLQAMEALINSSQETIKVLLGVIQELERGEAQREGLSYRTGQDTANCDTCRNSACIIYSVELDFKLQEDKLQPLMKRLCPLEEPSYPSLPYTHEVFTSTPKRKSKTETKKHARWKLWFL, from the exons ATGGTCAGTAAGGAGGCAGGCCGCTGCACTCTGTCAAGTTCAGAGTCTGACTCGGAGTCCGGTGGTCCTTCTCTGGAGCGGGGCGGGGCAGACGCAGTGGGCAAGCGAAACAAAGCCCTTCAGGTGCGTTTTAAAGACATCTGTGAGGCGCAGAATGAGGCTGCACACCGAGGTGCCAGCGACCACTCCGTTTCCTGCAAGGTCATCCACCGGAGGTACATGACCATGCCGGCTCGCCGCTCCATTCCGAACGTCACCAAGAGCACGGGAGTGCAAACCTCACCCGATTTGAAAAAGCGCTACCAGACTTTCCCCTTCGAGCGCAAGAAGGGAAATGTCATCAAACACACTGCTTTAGTGGAAAATTACCCAGATCAAAACAATGGCTTTTTGAGTGATGTGAAGGGTGGGGAACGGGGGGCAAGGAGCGAAGGACGGGTGCAGCAGACTCGGGTGTTGCTCCACACTACGCCGCAGTGCAGCGATGCTAAGGACTTGTGTGCTGGGCCGGACTGTTCAGATGGGAAACTCTGCCCTGATCTGTCAGACTCAGTTTTGGATCAGTCGGACTCAAGGAGGGACACCAATGTCCCGGGGAGTGGGGCCAAGCACAAAGGATTACCCAGTGAAAGTGAGGCAGGGGCAGGCCAGCAGCCCAACTGTGGCTCCTCGACCACGCCGACTCAACCTCTGCAGGTCAGGGGTGACTGTTCAAAGATTTCTGGCCCTATTGCATGGACATCTTTGACACAAGTGGAATGCCCGGAGAGTCCCTCAGGGAGCTGCAAACGCAAAAAAGACACAGCGCAGCTGAACGGATTGCAGGCGCAGTCTCAGACTTTGCCTCATTCGGCGAGTTGCGCTTCCCGGGCCCACTGTCACAGTAGCCAAAACTCGGGCGCCGCAGAGACCTTGCAGGGAATGCAGGGGCAGCTAATTGCTCTCCCCGGGGCCGATGGGAATGTGAAAGCCAGGCTTCAAGCCATGGAGGCTCTGATTAACTCCAGTCAAGAAACCATCAAAGTGCTGCTGGGGGTCATTCAGGAGCTGGAAAGAGGAGAAGCACAGCGAGAGGG ACTGTCTTATCGAACTGGGCAGGATACAGCCAACTGTGACACATGTCGCAACAGTGCCTGCATCATATACAG tGTGGAGCTAGATTTTAAACTTCAAGAGGACAAACTTCAGCCCTTAATGAAGAGACTGTGTCCATTAGAAGAGCCGTCCTACCCCTCTCTGCCTTATACTCACGAGGTGTTCACCTCCACACCCAAACGCAAGTCCAAGACTGAGACCAAGAAGCATGCGAGATGGAAACTCTGGTTCCTCTAA